A single Tenacibaculum sp. Bg11-29 DNA region contains:
- the mnmD gene encoding tRNA (5-methylaminomethyl-2-thiouridine)(34)-methyltransferase MnmD: MKREIIITSDGSTTIHLPDWNEQYHSKHGAIQEAYHVFIKNGLELQKKEEISILEIGFGTGLNCFITFLESNKIINYVGVEAYPVVAEEVLKLNYVTELKAENEQAVFNKMHALSWEEKHEITQNFSLTKRQQFFKDINDKEQFDLIYFDAFGAEHQPDLWTEEVFKRMFEALKENGILVTYSAKGSVRRAMQAVGFTVERLPGPPGKREMLRATKLA; the protein is encoded by the coding sequence TTGAAAAGAGAAATAATTATTACATCCGATGGCTCTACAACAATTCATTTACCAGATTGGAATGAGCAGTATCACTCTAAACACGGCGCTATACAAGAAGCATATCATGTTTTTATAAAAAACGGATTAGAACTACAAAAAAAAGAAGAAATTTCTATTTTAGAAATTGGTTTCGGTACAGGTTTAAATTGTTTTATAACTTTTTTAGAAAGTAATAAAATAATAAATTATGTTGGGGTAGAAGCGTATCCTGTAGTCGCAGAAGAAGTACTAAAATTAAATTATGTTACTGAGTTAAAGGCTGAAAATGAGCAAGCCGTTTTTAATAAAATGCATGCCCTTTCTTGGGAGGAAAAACATGAAATTACACAAAATTTTAGCTTAACAAAACGACAACAATTTTTTAAGGATATTAATGATAAAGAACAATTTGATTTAATATATTTTGATGCGTTTGGAGCAGAACATCAGCCAGATTTGTGGACAGAAGAAGTATTTAAACGTATGTTTGAAGCCTTAAAAGAAAACGGAATATTAGTAACGTATTCAGCAAAAGGCAGTGTGCGACGTGCAATGCAAGCTGTTGGGTTTACGGTAGAGCGTTTACCTGGTCCTCCAGGAAAAAGAGAGATGTTACGTGCAACGAAACTAGCATAG